Below is a window of Sulfolobales archaeon DNA.
CGAGATAGTCTTTGGAAGAGGCTTAACAGCCATTGTAGGGCCGAATGGGGCTGGTAAGAGCTCTATCGTAGAGGCTATCCTATTAGCTCTCTTCGATAGAGGGGGGCAGTCGTCCCAGGAGATTATAAGGACTGGGAGGAGTAAGAGGGGTGTTGTTAGGATAGGCTCTCAATGGGCTGCTATCGAGCTCGAGTTCGAAGCTGGTGGGAGGGTTTACAGGGTTAGGAGGGAGTATGATGGTGAGGGTAATAGTAGGAACCACTATCTAGAGGAGATCTCTGGTGGTTCTAGAAAACTCCTCGCCAGGGGGGTTTCAGATGTTACCGAGTATATAGCTTCTAACATATTAGGTGCTAAGGATCCTCTTGTGTTTACATCAACAATATTCTCTAGACAGGATATGCTTGCCCAGTTCCTAGAGATGAGTGCTAGGGATAGGTGGGAGAAGATCTTGAGGATGATGGGGCTCGAGGATCTCGAGAGAGCTAGGGAGCTGGCTAAGGAAGCCGCTGATAAAGCCGATAAGATGCTGGCAGAGATAGCTAGGGATGAGCAGAACCTCAGAGATCTGAGGGATAGGCTTGCCAGGGATAAGGCTGATGCTGCGAGGCTTAGGCAGGAGCTGCAGATCATAGATTCAAAGATATCCGAGGCCGAGGCTAGGAGGAAGGATCTCGAGGAGAGGATAGGGGTTTTGAGAAAAGCCATCGAGAAGATCGAGATGCTTGTTACTCTAGAGCAACTTGAAAGGGAGCTTGGGGGGCTTGAGAATGAGCTGAGAATCTCTAGGAATAGGCTGGATCTCTATAGGGGTCTCGGGCTTGATCGTGATTCTGTTATGAAGCTCTACGACACATATAGGAGATCGATACAGTGTGGGGATAAAAGGGTAGATATAGAGAGGAGGGTTAAGAGCTATTCAGAGGAGATCGATAGGCTTAGAAGGGCTCCCCAGGATCTCAAGGGTCTTGCAAAGAGCCTTGGCATAGAGATCGAGGAGATCTCCCAGGAGGTTCTTGACATGGCTAGAAAGACCTATGAGGATCTATCGAGGAGGCTTGGAGAGGTGAGGGGATCTATAGCGACATATACAAGGCTTTTAGAGCTGAGGCCTGAAGGGGGTAGATGCCCATTCTGTGGGAGGGAGCTTGGGGCTGAGGATGCTAGGCATATTATTGAGAGGCATAGGGTGGAGGTTGATAGGCTTAGGAGGGAGGAGGCGTCTCTTGAGGAGTTGGCTAGACGTGCTGGGAAATTATATAGGGATGTTGAGGAGGCCTTATCGAAGATCAGATCTTATAGATCTAAGGTTGAGGAGCTCTCAAAAGAGCTCGAGGATCTTAGGGCCTGTGTTGAGGAGGGTATGGCTATATGTTCTAGGATCTCCGATATAGCTGGAAAGATATTTCCAGGCGAACCAAGATCCTGTGGGGATATTCTTAAGAAAATGGCTGAGGAGCTCGGATCTCTATTGGAGAGGATTGAAAGGGCTGAGAAGAGGGTTAAAGAGCTCGAGGATCTTAGGATCAGGGAGAGGATTTCATCTCTCAGAAGAGAGCTCGAGGATCTTCTCTCCTCTAGCCCATGGTTAAAAGGGGTTTCAGAGTATAGGGGGGAGCTCGCCAGGGCTGAGGCTGAGGCTAGGGAGATTCAGAGGCATATAGAGGATCTGAAGAGGAGGAGAGGATCTATAGAGGGTGAGCTATCGAGGCTCGAAAAGATAGTTAGGGAGAGGGAGGAGAAGATCTCGGAGCTTGAGAAGAGGATCTCTATGAAGCCTAGCCTCGAGAAATCACTGAAGATCCTTAGGGTATTGGAGAAGAGCTTCTTCGGAAGAGAAGGGCTGTTATCTCAAATCCTAACCCAGATCGTTGCTAGGAGGCTTGAGGAAGAGGTTAACAGGGCTTTAGAGGCCTTCTCAAGACCCTTCAGGGTATCTATTGAGAGTGACTTCAACATAGCGATTAGATCACATGGTGGAGCCCTTCTAGGGCTTAATAGTCTAAGCGGTGGTGAGAGGACAATGCTTGCAATAGCATTTAGAATAGCGCTAGCAAAAACCCTTCTAGGGAGACTCCCAGGGGTTATGATCCTTGACGAGCCAACCCAGAATCTAGATGTGGAGAACAAGGCAAGGCTATTCGAGATGGTGAGAGAGATAGCGGGGATGCTTGAACAGGTTATAGTGGTGACACATGATGAGGAGATCATAGGTAGGGCTGATAACATAGTGAGGGTCTATAACGAAGGCGGTGTAAGTGTTGTGGATCTGAGAAGCATCTCTAGAGGCTAGAACATATTATTAAAGATAGGGTTCGCTTTTAACATACTCTGCCTTTTAGGATGGGGAGGAGATCAGTATTTCTTTAGAGCATTAGTTTCGCCCTTCCCCCTCACATTTATTTAGGGTTTGGATTCATATGGGGCTGTCTTGGTGAGGGGTTTTTCGAGTCTTGTTATCTCCCTTATTATGCTAGCTATAGTTGTGCCTATAGGGGTTATCCTGGTTGAGAGATCTAGGGAGGCTCTTAATGTCCAGCCTCCTATAGAGGTTCCAGCTCTCCTCAGGATATATGGCTTTGCTAATGGCTCTAAATGGTTTCTAGCTATTGTGAACTTCGGGTCTTCTGATGTATATATTAGATATATTGTTCTCTCAAACGGATCTATAGAGGCTCTCGGAATTTCTGTGCCACCGCATTCTATGGCTACATATGTGCTCGCCTCCGAATCGAGGCCTCTCTATGTTGTTGTTGATAGGGCTAGGGGGGTGTTTCCTGTTGAGACTATTGGTTAGGGGTGAGGCTTCGTCTCTATATGGTGCTATCGTTATGTCCATGATCCTCGTTATCTTTGTTTCTCTATACTCGACATCCCTTGCTAACCTAGCTAGGCAGGGTGAGGCTTATAGGGAGGCTTTGAGGGGTTATGTGGAGGCTTATTCAGAGGATCTAGATCTCTATTTGAACACCAGCTCCGGGGGGATATATGCGTATTCGAGCTCGGGGGCGAGGGTTATATATCTTGTGATTGGGAATAGAAGCTCTATCGCCTTCGCTATGAACACCTCTATAGAGATCCCACCTGGCTCCCGTGTTGAGATCCTCCCTAGAAGCCTTATTCAGAGCTACACCTATGGTGAGGGCTATATAGCTGTGTTAACGGAGAGGGGTAGGATCTATATATATAGATGGGGCTATTGGAGTGGAGATGGGGATGTGATTATAATACCAAATACTGCTAGTGGTATCTACTACGCTGTTAGAGCTGGCTCTAACAGCTATATAGCATATTACTATGATGGGAGCGGTGCTAGGGTTAATATATCGACGTATAGGTGGGATATAGATCCTAATTATATTATATTCCAATCACCAATAAATGGAACTATATATCTTGAGAAGACGTCTGCCCAGCTAAACACACTAGACACGAAAGCTTGGTTCAACCCTCCATCTGTTAGCTATGACAAGCCCAGAATCACCATAAGCTTCCCACCCCCTTGGAGCATTACTAAAACATATGATCTCTACTATATCTTCAGCAACACCACAAGCTACTCCTATAACCCAAGCATAGGGGTTATAGTAGCCAGAGAGATAGCTATAGCCCCAACCAGCTTCACAGACAGTGTTTCTACACAGAGCTATCTCTCTCAGGACGGGGTATATCAAGCATATTATAACGTATCATATCTTCCAAGTGATTGGAAAGTAGTCGTGCTTATCTCAACCATCTCCCCAGGCGATCTAGGCATTGTTGGAGTTGGTGGAATACGATGCTACTATATATCGGGATCTGCCTATGAAGGATCATACTACTCATGGAAGGCTCAAACAGTACAGCATATAGTTGGGCCAAACTACATAGAGATAAGACTTGGAGGTCAAACACTATACATACCCGTGATCGATAAATGCTGGGCCGACTGGTGGTATCCGCCCTCCATATCAACCCCAATACATATATGGCTCTATGGATTCGCAGCACAAGGCCCTCTAAAGATATATAGCAACACAACTATCTACCCAAAGCAGGGGAATATAGTAGTGGTGAGCAATGGAAATAAGATCTACTTCATAGACAGCATATTCTAGGATATAACGGGTTAGACCCATATATACAGAACCACGGCGGTTATTATGTAGGTATAGGAATAGAGATCCACGGATCTATATTTACCAAAGGCTATGTGTATTTGTGTTAGAGATATCGGATATTCAAGATCTGAAGATATATAAAGTTATCTATAGATAGCAATGCTAGGTTCGATATTAATTAATAGGAAGGGATCAGAATTAAGATCTATACACAGTTGTGCACATATTTGCACATAATCTTTTTATAGCCTAGCCCCTTACTATCTAATCGAAGGTGACTAGATGGTGGATAGAAGATCCCTCGGGTTGGCTAGAAAAATAGTTGGATCAATAGTTCTTGGAATAGTAGTAGCATCTATACTGGGAGTAGTACCAGCACCCCTAATAGCGATTATTGGGAGACCACTAGTGGCATCTGCTGCAACAGTATTCGCTGAAAACATATCCAGCATAAACACATCGAGAGACGGTCCTCCATTCAACGGCAATGTATACTTTAACGCTACATTCCAGGTGAACATAACATTCAAAAACCCTGTTAACGTATCTGCCTTTCCCAATGTCAATATAACCCTCCGGATACTGAGTAGTGATAGAACCATTGTAAGAAATGAGTTTAACAACATAACGGCATGGCCAGTAGCTCCAACTGCGGCCTTTGTACTCCTCTATAACGTAACAGTATTTATAAACGGTACCGGCATATTTATAGGAAATCTAACCGGCACATCAACAGACCTCACATCATTCCTACAAGTAAGCAAGGTACCACCATCTGACGGTGATATACTACAGCTGGGGAACTACACATCAACAGGTGATTTCATTGTGTTCAGAGAGCTTGTATTCCAACATACAAGTGCATCGAATGTAATGGGGATACCAAGCACCGTAGCCCCAGCACCGCTCGGCTCAATAAACCTAGCAGGGGAATTCAATATAACGGCTCCAGATCTCAACAAGTTCTGGAACGTCATTGATAACACAACTATACTTCTAAACATACAGAATGACACAGGCTATAGACTGATCCCGAATGGCAACGCAACTTTGGGCCTCAATGAGACGGATAGGAATTCTGGCGTGTTCCACAATATCACGGTAAAGACCCTTGGAGATCTATTCCCCGGTAATGTGTCTACAATACTTCCTGCAGGCAATTATAACCTCACCATCTATGTGCCTAAATATAATTCATCCATGGATTACGATGTGATCAATGTGAGCTTTACAGTAGGAGTTCCACCGCCTGTCCAGCTATTGGTTGATAGGAGCTTCATCCCAATTACCGTTGACTATAATATATCGATCAATGTAACTATAGTAGATCCATCAGCCTCAGCGTCCTGGATTAATTTTGGTAATACGTTAAACGCCACCTTCCTCAACTATCTTGCACAGCCCGTCAAAACCAATGTGCCGCTTCCACAGCTCTTCAGCACTACAGCTGTAAGTACTATTGGAACCTCTACCTTCAGCCTCTACATAACGATCAATGGTCCCCTAGCATTCCAATATCCATATGAGGTTCAGAACGGCACTCTGGTAATAACTTATCGTTCGCCGAGCGGTGTGATTAAGTCTGTGTCGATTCCTCTAAAGACTGTTGATGTATCGCTATTTGTAAATGGTAGCCAGTCTATCCAGGTGACATATGGAAAGGTTATAAATATCACTATGATCAATCCTGCTGCTGATACAAACACCTCGAGTTATGATACTGTAAATGTTACAGTTCTAGGGGCTGCTGTGCCGGCAAGCGGTGTTATTACGCTGAATGAGACAGCACCTGGATCAGGAGTGTTTACAGCCCTAGTATGGGTTGGTGATGATGCAAACATCTCAGCCAACCCTGAGGCTATCATAGCGCTTAGATATGTTAATAGGGCATCTCCAGACACTCCATTCGGCTCTACTATATGGCTTAGCAAGACTGTTGAGGCGAACATCAAGATACTATCGACGCTAGGCATGATAGTAAGCCCCGCGGATGGAACAAAGACTGGGCCTTTGGGTAAGATTAACGTGACAATAGTTGATCCCGATAAGAATAGAAATGTGTTTAGCAATGATACCATCTCCTACAACATAAAGCTATGGGATGGCAGGGTAATAACTAGGACAGCAACAGAGACAGGGCCTAACACAGGTGTGTTCACAGATGTGTTTGACAAATCAGTGCTAGGAACTCCTGCTGAGCTGCTTAGGGGAGGTGTGATCCAGATAGTATATTCAGATGTGGACACGCCATCAGGACCGACATCTGTAACAGCTACGGTGAGGTTCTTCAGCGTCGACGGTATTGTAACGCTTGACAAGCCATTCTACCTGCCAGGACAGAATATAACGATAACCGTTAACGATTCAGATGCTGTGACAGATCCATCGATAGTGGAGACGATAGTGGTTAGAGTTATATCAACAAGCGATCAACTAGGGATACAGGTTGTGCTTACAGAGACAGCTCCAGGATCAGGCATATTCACAGGAACCGTGCTAGTCTCTAACAACCCAGCTGATAGGGGTAAGGAGAGGATAATATATGCCAACATAGGCGACACAATAACTGTGATATATACAGATAAGTTCCCAGCAGACTATGCTATAACTGGCAGGTCTAAGGATATAACAGCATCTGCCTTTGTAGGGCAGCTGCTTGAAAAGCCAATAGCATTCTCACCACAAGTAGTTATGACATATTCAGATGGTACGCCAGTAACACAGCCTGTTGCTGGGAGAACAGTGCTATTCACTGTCAATGTAACAAACAACAACCCAGTGTCAAACACAACAGCAGTGCTCTTCCAGGTATTCGACTCCAATGGTGTACCACTGGTCCTCCAGGCTATAACAGTAACCCTGGCTCCAGGCCAGACACTGAGCGTGACATTCTCCTTCGTGTTCCCAGCACCTGGGAGCTATCTTGTGAGACTATCTGCTGTCAAGAGCCTCACAGATCTAACACCTCTAGGTGATAAGCTCGAGCTCACAGTAACAGTTGTTGGAGGTACAGTAGCACCTGGAGTGGGAACCTCAGCCCTAGCTGGGGTCCAGATGGACTATAGGGTTAAAACGCCGACAGCGATAATTGCTGTGAGGGAGTAAGGGGTGGCTTCTATGAGGAGCATTGCCAGGGCATCGCTAATAGCGATCGTGGCTGTGATCTTGGCTAGCATAGCTCCAATAGCCTTCGCAGCCCTCACAGTCACTACTGATAAGACTACATATGTGGGTGGAGAGAGAGTAACCATAACAGTCTCTGGAGCCACACCCAACAAGGATGTCGGTGTAGGCGTGTACAACCCCAGCGGAGACCTAGTATTCTATGACCAGCCCGTAGCAAACTCAGCCGGTGTTGCGACAACAAGCTTCACACTACCATCAACGCCAGATCCGAGATTCCCGCCAGGAACCTATAGGGTGAGAGCTGTCCAGGGCGGCAATATAGCTGAGACCACATTCACGCTAGCAGCACTATCAGTAGTAACAGGGAGGGTGGTTGATGAGGACACAGGCAACCCGATAGAGGGTGCAACGGTAAGGCTTGAAGAGCTACGTATCTCAACAACAACAGATGCTAACGGAAGATTCAGCATAGGGGCTAATCCAGGCAGCTACACATTAACAGTAAGCGCTCCAGGCTATCTCAGCGTCTCCCTAAAAATCACAGTAACAGCTGGGACAAATGATGTAGGAACTATAAAGCTAAAATCACTCCTAGCGCTGGTGACTCAGTTACAGCAGCAGGTAGCAAACCTCACATCACAACTCCAGGCTCTACAGGCACAGATAGCATCGATGCAGACACAGATAAATGCTATATCGGCACAGACAAGCAGCATAGCCTCGGCAGTTAATCAGCTCAACACAAGCCTAAATGCTCTCCAGCAGCAAGTTGCAAGCCTAGCCCAGCAGTTCCAGACGGCCCAGCAAGCCTTGGCTGCAGCGCTAAGCAATATATCATCAAAGCTAGACACTATATCAAGCAATCTACAGAGTGGGATATCGAGTCTAAGCGCATCAATATCGGATCTTTCGTCAGCTGTCAACGATATAAGAACCAGAATAGCTGTCCTAGACGATCTGAGAACCACAGTAGCGGGTCTAAGAACAGATATAACTGGGATGAGAACAGATATAGGCAACCTAGTATCTGGACAGAGAGACCTATCGAGCAAGCTTGACACGCTATCATCAAGACTCGACACCGTATCAACAGATCTGAGGAACGCGGTAAACTCCGCAAGAGACGCCCTATCATCAGCGGTAAACGGTGTCAGCTCTAAACTGGATAGCGTGAATAGCGCTCTCAGCAGCAAGATAGACAGCGTTAACGCTAGTGTGGGAGGTCTACTGACCCCCATAATAGTTGCGATAATACTAGCACTCCTAGCATTCGTATTCGCCTTGCTAACATTCCTACAGGTAAGAAGGGCTGTAACAACTAAGTAAATCATTCTCAGAACAAAACCTTTTTATATAAACACTATATTATATTTTTATCAATTATGAAACCCCTTATAACCTAAATAGCGTTTATTAATAACTATTTCTGCTATTTAATCGAGCATGGCTAAGCCTTATTCTTAAGAATTAGAGAGATATGAGAAGATAGTCTCCTCGCTCTAGAGGGAAGGATTTTGAAGTTGTGAATAGCTATGGTCTAGATAGTAAGCTATACGATATAAATGGGTTTTAACGTTAAAAAGCTATAGATCCATTTTCTGAGGCCCTTTCTATCCTTCAACATCCTATAGATTTTTATTATATCTGTTGATATATCTATAACCCCCTCTATATCTCTTGGCATTGTCTCCATAGCTAGCAATCTCCTTATAAGATCTTCTACGCTGGCATAGCTTCTCCTTCTAACCCCCTCTAGCCTCCCGCTATCATCTACCCAGAATCCCCAGCCTCCTATGAGCTGTTTCTCTATAAACTCTAAGGAGTTTTCCAGCCAAGCTGGTGGTCCCTCAACCTGGATTGGTTCTGATGGGTTGCATGATAGAAGCTCTAAGGCTATCAATGCCTCCTCACCCTCTTCATCCCAGTACTCGGATCTTCTGAGGACTGGGTATCTCTCGGATCTAAGTCTATTATATATTCTCTTTGAGAGGCTCTTGATCTCACCCCATATGTTATCAGGAGCGCTTCTCCTCAGCCTAAGGGTTAGTATGACCACGCATGTGCCTCTCTTTCTAAGCGATTCAAAAGATGATTCAACCATGGCATCATCAACCTCAGGCGGTTCGAAGAATCTTTGGGAGGGATTTGCAAGATAGAGCTTAGAGGCTACTATGAACTCTGAGAGTGTTTTTAAAGTAACAGCAGCCCCCGCGTTTCTCCTAGAATCCACAGGGTCTGGGAGTATAAACGGTGATCCCTTGAACAGCCTCCTAGCATCGCTCTCAGAGATATCGCATCCAGGGGGTATAATAACTACTGGGGGTCTCCACCTAGAGGCTCTCTCAATAACCTCTAGAAAGCCTCCATAGGTTATAACCAATAACTCAGCAACATATCCCGAGAACCCCCCAACCCTTATCTCAGCACCATATACACCAACACCCTTCATGAATTTCTTGAGGAGCCTCACATGATCCTTCCCCTCTTCGCTAAGCATCTTTCTAACATACTCAGTGTGGAAGGGGGTTCTATCTGCAGCGGTCATAGCCTCAGATGCCCTGGATATCTTTAGAGCGGGTACTATATCAGCCTCTATCGAGCCTGGTTTAGCCCTTAGATAGGGGTGTTCTGCATATCTCTCCTCATACGGTATATCTCCTAAGGCATCTTTGGCGAGTCTTAGGAAGTTCTCCCTGATCCACTCCCTCCCATACTCCCTTGGTGTGAGGATAAATATATCTAGATCGAGATCCCCTGATATAGCGGTTCCCTTAGCTATAGATCCGTAGAGCTCTATTGAGAAGAGATCCTGTGGGAATGCTC
It encodes the following:
- a CDS encoding SMC family ATPase, which produces EIVFGRGLTAIVGPNGAGKSSIVEAILLALFDRGGQSSQEIIRTGRSKRGVVRIGSQWAAIELEFEAGGRVYRVRREYDGEGNSRNHYLEEISGGSRKLLARGVSDVTEYIASNILGAKDPLVFTSTIFSRQDMLAQFLEMSARDRWEKILRMMGLEDLERARELAKEAADKADKMLAEIARDEQNLRDLRDRLARDKADAARLRQELQIIDSKISEAEARRKDLEERIGVLRKAIEKIEMLVTLEQLERELGGLENELRISRNRLDLYRGLGLDRDSVMKLYDTYRRSIQCGDKRVDIERRVKSYSEEIDRLRRAPQDLKGLAKSLGIEIEEISQEVLDMARKTYEDLSRRLGEVRGSIATYTRLLELRPEGGRCPFCGRELGAEDARHIIERHRVEVDRLRREEASLEELARRAGKLYRDVEEALSKIRSYRSKVEELSKELEDLRACVEEGMAICSRISDIAGKIFPGEPRSCGDILKKMAEELGSLLERIERAEKRVKELEDLRIRERISSLRRELEDLLSSSPWLKGVSEYRGELARAEAEAREIQRHIEDLKRRRGSIEGELSRLEKIVREREEKISELEKRISMKPSLEKSLKILRVLEKSFFGREGLLSQILTQIVARRLEEEVNRALEAFSRPFRVSIESDFNIAIRSHGGALLGLNSLSGGERTMLAIAFRIALAKTLLGRLPGVMILDEPTQNLDVENKARLFEMVREIAGMLEQVIVVTHDEEIIGRADNIVRVYNEGGVSVVDLRSISRG
- a CDS encoding carboxypeptidase regulatory-like domain-containing protein yields the protein MRSIARASLIAIVAVILASIAPIAFAALTVTTDKTTYVGGERVTITVSGATPNKDVGVGVYNPSGDLVFYDQPVANSAGVATTSFTLPSTPDPRFPPGTYRVRAVQGGNIAETTFTLAALSVVTGRVVDEDTGNPIEGATVRLEELRISTTTDANGRFSIGANPGSYTLTVSAPGYLSVSLKITVTAGTNDVGTIKLKSLLALVTQLQQQVANLTSQLQALQAQIASMQTQINAISAQTSSIASAVNQLNTSLNALQQQVASLAQQFQTAQQALAAALSNISSKLDTISSNLQSGISSLSASISDLSSAVNDIRTRIAVLDDLRTTVAGLRTDITGMRTDIGNLVSGQRDLSSKLDTLSSRLDTVSTDLRNAVNSARDALSSAVNGVSSKLDSVNSALSSKIDSVNASVGGLLTPIIVAIILALLAFVFALLTFLQVRRAVTTK
- the cca gene encoding CCA tRNA nucleotidyltransferase, translating into MARREEAWRVAEEVLNRIRPREDELREAYRVYRIIRERLERAFPQDLFSIELYGSIAKGTAISGDLDLDIFILTPREYGREWIRENFLRLAKDALGDIPYEERYAEHPYLRAKPGSIEADIVPALKISRASEAMTAADRTPFHTEYVRKMLSEEGKDHVRLLKKFMKGVGVYGAEIRVGGFSGYVAELLVITYGGFLEVIERASRWRPPVVIIPPGCDISESDARRLFKGSPFILPDPVDSRRNAGAAVTLKTLSEFIVASKLYLANPSQRFFEPPEVDDAMVESSFESLRKRGTCVVILTLRLRRSAPDNIWGEIKSLSKRIYNRLRSERYPVLRRSEYWDEEGEEALIALELLSCNPSEPIQVEGPPAWLENSLEFIEKQLIGGWGFWVDDSGRLEGVRRRSYASVEDLIRRLLAMETMPRDIEGVIDISTDIIKIYRMLKDRKGLRKWIYSFLTLKPIYIV